The Pseudanabaena sp. FACHB-2040 genome includes a window with the following:
- a CDS encoding TIGR04376 family protein, protein MGLFEDLSRFLETRLDEFLRANPQLELMALEDQLRGQEEDAINLLGDLKRREKQLEDGILSTAQDIQRWHARIEKARASNRLELVQAAEEREAALLRQGNHLWGQMKGVKERAEQARELQRRIHDRRRELKTKIAQAQAEQAAQRTTPQSSTSSWETGWNQSPYKTFTQPLDPLEETFQRWETQEELDNLKRQMGK, encoded by the coding sequence ATGGGTTTATTTGAAGATCTCAGCCGGTTCTTAGAAACTCGGCTAGATGAATTTTTGCGGGCAAATCCCCAGCTGGAGCTGATGGCCTTAGAGGATCAGCTACGGGGCCAGGAGGAAGACGCCATCAACCTGCTTGGGGATCTCAAACGCCGAGAAAAGCAGCTGGAGGACGGTATTTTGTCGACCGCGCAGGACATTCAGCGGTGGCATGCCCGGATTGAGAAGGCTAGGGCCTCTAACCGCCTGGAACTTGTGCAGGCGGCCGAAGAGCGGGAAGCAGCTCTTTTGCGGCAGGGCAATCATCTCTGGGGTCAGATGAAAGGCGTCAAAGAGCGTGCTGAGCAAGCCCGTGAACTCCAGCGCCGTATCCACGACCGCCGCCGCGAGCTCAAAACTAAAATTGCCCAAGCTCAAGCCGAGCAAGCTGCTCAGCGCACTACCCCTCAGAGTTCTACCTCCAGTTGGGAAACTGGGTGGAACCAAAGCCCTTACAAAACTTTTACCCAGCCCCTTGACCCTCTAGAGGAAACTTTTCAGCGGTGGGAAACCCAGGAAGAGCTGGACAATCTCAAGCGTCAGATGGGTAAGTAG
- the fghA gene encoding S-formylglutathione hydrolase has product MTSLTLVKQFACFGGLVAYYSHSSRECGCPMQFAVFVPPQAQEGPVPVLYYLSGLTCTEDNFTAKAGAQRYAAEHGLMLVAPDTSPRGLGIPGEEDDWDFGTGAGFYVDATQKPWSQHYRMYSYVVQELPELIAANFRIQPDRQGIFGHSMGGHGALVCGLRNPDVFKTISAFAPICAPMQSPWGIKAFSRYLGADLTAWRQYDASELVKHHADSNRLILIDQGEADSFLDNQLMPQVLELACQEAKQPLTLRLQEGYDHSYFFISTFMADHIRHHALGLCQ; this is encoded by the coding sequence ATGACATCACTGACATTAGTTAAACAGTTTGCCTGCTTTGGGGGTCTGGTGGCTTACTACAGCCATTCCTCTCGCGAATGCGGGTGCCCCATGCAGTTTGCCGTGTTTGTACCGCCGCAGGCTCAAGAGGGGCCGGTGCCAGTGCTCTACTACCTGTCAGGGCTGACCTGCACTGAGGACAACTTTACGGCTAAAGCCGGGGCTCAGCGGTATGCTGCTGAGCATGGGCTGATGTTGGTTGCCCCCGACACTAGCCCCCGAGGGCTAGGTATTCCGGGGGAGGAGGATGACTGGGACTTTGGCACTGGGGCCGGATTTTATGTGGATGCAACCCAGAAACCCTGGAGCCAGCACTACCGGATGTACAGCTACGTAGTGCAGGAGTTGCCTGAGCTAATTGCCGCAAACTTCCGAATTCAGCCCGATCGCCAGGGCATTTTCGGTCATTCCATGGGCGGTCATGGAGCCTTAGTGTGTGGCTTGCGGAACCCGGATGTCTTTAAGACGATCTCTGCCTTTGCCCCAATATGTGCGCCGATGCAGAGCCCTTGGGGGATAAAGGCATTTAGCCGTTATCTAGGGGCAGATCTGACGGCTTGGCGACAGTACGATGCCAGCGAACTGGTAAAGCACCACGCTGACTCGAACCGCCTGATTTTGATCGACCAGGGTGAGGCTGACTCATTTCTCGATAACCAGCTGATGCCCCAGGTGCTTGAGCTGGCCTGCCAGGAGGCCAAGCAACCGCTGACTCTGCGGCTTCAAGAAGGCTACGATCACAGCTACTTTTTCATTTCTACCTTTATGGCTGACCATATCCGCCACCATGCGCTAGGGTTATGCCAGTAA